One Thiocapsa bogorovii DNA segment encodes these proteins:
- the menC gene encoding o-succinylbenzoate synthase codes for MMDRLRIDRLRIRPYDLPLRRAWRSARGGFERRHGWLVSAETDGAVGFGDCAPIPAAGTEDPESAESALLDARDFAPGRSTGEFLEMLDRGFAATPAARCALECALLDLVSQAECVPLRRMLAGDATDVVPVNGILGALATLTATDLEQAAAAGFRVVKLKIGVDEPSSEIARLMALALVVPADIRLRLDANGAWGFAEACRILDRLAGLPIESLEEPLRIPDPSLLHALQERAGFPLARDESLAGLAPDADLAELGVSRIVIKPAVIGGLRSALDLSRRAAIAGIEVVITGVVESAAGLWPAAQLAAATGSRLPHGLATADWLAEDLGVSPCLNGGRLLLSDRPGSGFKLYPDADLNPIPESRKEQSDYE; via the coding sequence ATGATGGATCGACTCCGGATCGATCGGCTCCGGATACGCCCGTATGACCTACCGCTGCGTCGCGCATGGCGCAGCGCTCGGGGCGGATTTGAACGACGACACGGCTGGCTGGTCTCCGCCGAGACGGATGGTGCGGTGGGTTTCGGCGATTGTGCGCCGATTCCCGCCGCGGGAACGGAGGATCCGGAATCGGCCGAGTCCGCATTGTTGGATGCTCGTGACTTCGCGCCCGGCAGATCGACGGGCGAATTCCTGGAGATGCTGGACAGAGGGTTCGCCGCGACCCCGGCCGCGCGCTGCGCGCTCGAGTGCGCCCTGCTCGACCTTGTGAGCCAAGCGGAATGCGTTCCCTTGCGGCGCATGTTGGCAGGCGATGCAACGGACGTTGTTCCGGTCAACGGGATCCTCGGCGCGCTTGCGACCTTGACGGCGACTGATCTTGAACAGGCCGCAGCGGCGGGTTTCCGGGTGGTGAAGCTCAAGATCGGGGTCGATGAGCCCTCCTCGGAGATTGCGCGCCTCATGGCGCTCGCGCTTGTCGTGCCTGCCGACATACGACTTCGGCTCGACGCCAACGGGGCTTGGGGCTTCGCGGAGGCATGCCGTATCCTCGATCGGCTCGCGGGACTCCCGATCGAGTCGCTGGAGGAGCCGCTGCGAATCCCCGATCCGAGCCTCCTGCACGCGCTTCAGGAGCGAGCAGGCTTTCCGCTGGCCCGGGACGAAAGCCTGGCGGGCTTGGCTCCCGATGCGGATCTCGCCGAACTGGGCGTGAGTCGCATCGTCATCAAACCGGCCGTCATAGGCGGGCTTCGATCCGCGCTCGACCTGTCGCGACGTGCGGCTATCGCTGGAATCGAGGTGGTGATCACAGGTGTCGTCGAGAGCGCCGCCGGACTCTGGCCCGCCGCTCAGCTGGCTGCAGCCACCGGCAGCAGGCTCCCGCACGGACTCGCCACCGCGGACTGGCTGGCCGAGGATCTCGGGGTATCGCCGTGCTTGAATGGGGGTCGCCTGTTGCTCTCCGACCGACCGGGATCCGGATTCAAACTCTATCCGGATGCGGATTTAAACCCAATCCCGGAGTCACGAAAAGAACAGTCCGACTATGAATAG
- the menB gene encoding 1,4-dihydroxy-2-naphthoyl-CoA synthase encodes MERPSPVEWETPPGDLYQDILYQQAEQIAKITINRPEVRNAFRPQTVRELIDAFRRAHLDPQVGVIILTGAGDLAFCSGGDQRIRGDEGYRDEAGVEHLNVLELQRQIRTLPKPVVAMVAGYAIGGGHVLHLICDLTIAGDNARFGQTGPRVGSFDGGFGAGLMARTVGMKKAKEIWFLCRQYDAQEALAMGLVNTVVPLSKLESVTLDWCRQMNRLSPTALRVLKASFNAETDGLAGIQELAGNATALFYTTAEGQEGRDAFLEKREPDFGKFPRRP; translated from the coding sequence ATCGAGCGACCGAGCCCCGTCGAGTGGGAGACGCCCCCCGGCGACCTCTACCAAGACATCCTGTACCAACAGGCGGAGCAGATCGCCAAGATCACCATCAATCGACCCGAGGTGCGCAACGCCTTTCGGCCGCAGACGGTTCGCGAGCTGATCGACGCCTTCCGTCGCGCACATCTCGACCCGCAGGTCGGCGTCATCATCCTCACCGGCGCGGGCGATCTGGCCTTCTGCTCGGGCGGCGATCAGCGCATCCGGGGCGACGAGGGATACCGCGACGAGGCCGGAGTCGAGCACTTGAACGTGCTTGAGCTGCAACGTCAGATCCGCACCCTCCCGAAACCCGTCGTGGCCATGGTCGCGGGCTATGCGATCGGCGGCGGGCATGTGCTGCATCTGATCTGCGACCTGACGATCGCGGGGGACAATGCCCGGTTCGGCCAGACCGGACCGCGGGTCGGCAGCTTCGACGGCGGCTTCGGCGCCGGCCTGATGGCCCGCACCGTCGGCATGAAGAAAGCAAAGGAGATCTGGTTCCTGTGCCGTCAGTACGATGCGCAGGAGGCGCTCGCGATGGGGCTTGTCAACACCGTGGTGCCGTTGAGCAAGCTTGAGTCCGTCACGCTTGATTGGTGCCGGCAAATGAACCGGCTGTCCCCGACCGCTTTGCGTGTACTGAAGGCCTCCTTCAATGCAGAGACGGACGGACTGGCCGGCATCCAGGAGTTGGCGGGCAATGCCACCGCGCTCTTCTACACCACCGCCGAGGGACAAGAGGGACGCGATGCCTTCCTCGAAAAACGTGAACCGGATTTCGGCAAGTTCCCGCGGCGTCCTTAG
- the argC gene encoding N-acetyl-gamma-glutamyl-phosphate reductase: MVRVGIVGGTGYTGAELLRILARHPVAELAVITSRSEAGIPVAEMFPHLRGRMDLEFSAPDEGALAECDLVFFATPNGTAMQAVPDLLERGVRVVDLAADFRLKDPTLWETWYGMPHACPELLSEAVYGLPELNRDAVRDARLVANPGCYPTAVTLGFMPLLAAEAVDPSWLIADAKSGVSGGGRKASTGLLMAEVGESFKAYSVTGHRHAPEIVQNLERFSGAGLHLTFVPHLIPMIRGIEATLYARLIRSDVDLDDLFSTYYADEPFVDPMPGGAHPDTRSVRGANLCRMSATRQGDSGVVVVQSVIDNLVKGAAGQAVQNMNLMFGIEESAGLDALALLP; encoded by the coding sequence ATGGTGAGGGTCGGAATCGTCGGCGGTACGGGTTATACGGGCGCTGAGCTCTTGCGGATCCTGGCGAGACATCCCGTCGCCGAGCTGGCGGTGATCACCTCGCGTAGCGAGGCAGGTATCCCCGTTGCAGAGATGTTTCCCCATCTGCGGGGACGGATGGATCTCGAGTTCAGTGCTCCGGACGAGGGCGCACTGGCTGAATGTGACCTCGTTTTTTTCGCCACGCCCAACGGAACGGCCATGCAGGCGGTGCCGGATCTACTTGAACGCGGCGTGCGTGTGGTCGATCTGGCCGCCGACTTTCGTCTGAAGGATCCGACGCTCTGGGAGACGTGGTACGGGATGCCTCATGCCTGTCCGGAGCTGTTGTCGGAGGCGGTCTACGGGTTGCCCGAACTGAATCGGGATGCCGTGCGCGATGCGCGACTGGTGGCGAATCCGGGTTGCTATCCGACGGCCGTGACACTCGGATTCATGCCCCTGTTGGCCGCCGAGGCGGTCGATCCGAGCTGGTTGATTGCGGATGCGAAGTCCGGCGTCAGCGGTGGCGGACGCAAGGCATCGACCGGTCTGTTGATGGCCGAGGTCGGCGAAAGCTTCAAGGCGTATTCCGTCACCGGGCACCGGCATGCGCCCGAGATCGTCCAGAATCTCGAGCGCTTTTCCGGTGCTGGCCTGCATCTGACCTTCGTGCCCCATCTCATCCCGATGATCCGCGGGATCGAGGCCACGCTTTACGCGCGCTTGATCCGATCCGACGTTGATCTCGACGATTTGTTCTCGACCTATTACGCAGACGAGCCCTTTGTCGATCCGATGCCCGGCGGGGCGCATCCGGATACCCGCTCGGTGCGTGGCGCAAACCTCTGCCGGATGTCGGCGACGCGTCAAGGCGATTCCGGTGTCGTCGTTGTCCAGTCCGTCATCGACAACCTCGTGAAGGGCGCCGCGGGGCAGGCGGTTCAGAATATGAATCTGATGTTCGGCATTGAAGAATCCGCCGGGCTGGACGCATTGGCTCTCCTTCCATAG
- a CDS encoding DUF6776 family protein: MAEPLKRLSYRLLAGGVYAVLLAAALWAGFDLGQARVTTLMQPELSALDAQRLDLVAQRDALRDEIAAALRERVISERSHQIDRETARALTDQLKEAQDARLELSREISYLKRLVQEGGRGAIRVQDLRIVSDGTPKAFRYAFTLTQVVPGFAESTGHIRFEIEGRNASGVVTLSLEDLPSAEPRTLPIALEYLQSLSGSFALPDDFEPSAVLIGIEPSDDRLIPTSESFPWAPTAEAPLGSLLEALSRGA; encoded by the coding sequence GTGGCTGAGCCATTGAAACGCCTCTCCTACCGCCTGCTGGCGGGCGGCGTCTATGCTGTTCTTTTGGCCGCGGCGCTCTGGGCGGGATTCGATCTCGGCCAGGCGCGCGTCACGACGCTCATGCAGCCGGAGTTGTCGGCACTGGACGCGCAGCGCCTTGACTTGGTTGCGCAACGAGATGCTCTGCGAGACGAGATCGCGGCGGCGTTGCGCGAACGGGTGATTTCCGAGCGTAGTCATCAGATTGACCGGGAGACGGCGCGTGCGCTTACCGACCAGCTCAAAGAAGCGCAAGACGCCCGCTTGGAATTAAGTCGGGAGATTTCGTATCTGAAGCGACTGGTCCAAGAGGGCGGCCGCGGTGCAATCCGGGTTCAAGACCTGCGAATCGTCTCCGACGGGACTCCCAAGGCCTTCCGCTATGCCTTCACGCTGACTCAAGTGGTGCCGGGATTCGCGGAGTCCACCGGCCACATTCGATTCGAGATCGAAGGGCGGAACGCAAGCGGTGTCGTGACGCTGTCGCTCGAGGACCTCCCGAGCGCAGAGCCGCGAACCCTGCCGATCGCACTGGAATATCTCCAAAGTCTGTCTGGATCCTTCGCGCTACCCGACGATTTCGAGCCCTCCGCTGTTCTGATCGGGATCGAGCCGTCCGACGACCGCTTGATACCCACCTCGGAATCCTTTCCTTGGGCCCCGACGGCGGAGGCGCCGCTCGGGTCGCTCCTGGAGGCGTTGTCTCGAGGTGCTTGA
- a CDS encoding 1,4-dihydroxy-2-naphthoate polyprenyltransferase, whose protein sequence is MSGSGSNLALWTAAARPKTLVLAVAPVVAGIGLAVFQTGQLAAVTAVLTLIAAVSIQVGTNLHNDASDYERGTDTADRLGPPRATAEGWFSLEQVKRAAHLAFGLAFVIGLALVVRGGWPILAIGIASLVAGYAYTGGPRPIAYGPFGELYVLLFFGLAAVGGSYYLQTLTVDWPALMVGIALGLPAAAVLLLNNYRDLETDRIAGRRTLCHHLGRPSARVLYGLLLLASVAILLFTFGPVIGWPLLAAVPLGVFLTFKLVRGATGRQINPLLGQTGLFQATVTVLLLVGFGLSRI, encoded by the coding sequence GTGTCGGGCTCCGGGTCGAATCTCGCGCTCTGGACCGCCGCGGCGCGGCCCAAGACATTGGTCCTGGCCGTCGCCCCGGTCGTGGCGGGGATCGGGCTGGCCGTCTTTCAGACCGGACAGCTTGCCGCCGTCACGGCCGTGCTCACCCTGATCGCCGCGGTGTCGATCCAGGTCGGCACCAACCTGCACAACGATGCCTCGGATTACGAGCGAGGAACAGACACGGCCGATCGTCTCGGCCCTCCGAGGGCAACGGCCGAGGGTTGGTTCAGTCTCGAGCAGGTGAAACGGGCGGCCCACCTGGCGTTCGGGCTCGCCTTCGTCATCGGGCTGGCGTTGGTGGTGCGCGGCGGTTGGCCGATCCTCGCCATCGGCATCGCCTCCCTCGTCGCGGGCTACGCCTACACCGGCGGGCCGCGTCCGATCGCCTACGGCCCGTTCGGCGAGCTCTATGTCCTGCTGTTCTTCGGGCTCGCCGCTGTAGGCGGGAGCTATTATCTGCAGACCTTGACCGTCGATTGGCCAGCGCTGATGGTCGGCATCGCACTGGGGCTGCCGGCCGCCGCTGTCTTGCTGCTGAACAACTACCGGGATTTGGAGACCGATCGTATCGCGGGACGGCGTACCCTTTGCCACCATCTGGGTCGACCGAGCGCGCGCGTCCTGTATGGCCTGTTGCTGCTGGCATCGGTTGCGATCCTGCTGTTCACCTTCGGCCCAGTCATCGGATGGCCGCTACTGGCCGCCGTCCCGCTCGGCGTTTTCTTGACATTCAAGCTCGTTCGTGGCGCCACCGGAAGACAGATCAATCCGCTTTTGGGACAGACGGGTCTCTTCCAGGCAACCGTGACCGTCCTGCTGCTCGTCGGATTCGGTCTGAGCCGGATCTAG
- the tyrS gene encoding tyrosine--tRNA ligase, producing METLERTLALIKRGTDEILLEDALRRKLALGRPLRVKAGFDPTAPDLHLGHTVLLNKLRQFQDLGHEILFLIGDFTGMIGDPTGKSATRKPLSREQIQDNARTYQDQVFRILDPERTRVVFNSSWLEQLGAAGLVQLAARHTVARMLERDDFAKRYKGGQPIAIHEFLYPLIQGYDSVALRADVELGGTDQKFNLLVGRQLQETYGQEPQVVITVPILEGLDGNQKMSKSLGNYIGITDAPDDMFGKIMSVSDDLMWRYFELLSTRDLAEIQAWQDAVREGANPRDIKFELGLELVTRFHDAERAREALEGFVARFQRGAIPEDVPEQIVSAGDGGALPIANLLKAAGLVSSTSDAIRLIGQGAVRIDGERIEDARLPCAAGSQHLYQVGKRRIARVRVS from the coding sequence ATGGAGACACTCGAACGTACACTCGCGCTCATCAAGCGCGGGACCGACGAAATCCTCCTCGAAGACGCACTTCGCCGGAAACTGGCCCTCGGGCGCCCGCTAAGGGTCAAGGCGGGCTTCGATCCGACAGCCCCCGACCTTCATCTCGGGCACACGGTTCTGCTCAACAAGCTGCGACAGTTCCAGGATCTCGGGCATGAGATCCTGTTTCTCATCGGCGATTTCACCGGGATGATCGGCGATCCCACCGGAAAGAGCGCGACACGCAAGCCGCTTTCGCGCGAGCAGATCCAAGACAACGCCAGGACCTACCAGGACCAGGTTTTCCGGATCCTCGATCCGGAGCGAACGCGTGTCGTCTTCAACTCGTCATGGCTCGAACAGCTCGGAGCGGCCGGCTTGGTGCAGCTGGCAGCTCGGCACACCGTGGCTCGGATGCTCGAACGCGACGATTTCGCCAAGCGTTACAAGGGCGGGCAACCGATCGCGATACATGAATTTCTTTACCCTCTAATCCAGGGTTACGACTCCGTCGCGCTGCGGGCGGATGTCGAACTGGGAGGGACGGATCAGAAGTTTAACCTTTTGGTCGGGCGGCAGCTCCAGGAGACCTACGGCCAGGAGCCGCAGGTAGTCATTACGGTGCCGATTCTCGAAGGGTTGGACGGCAACCAGAAGATGTCGAAGTCTTTGGGCAACTACATCGGCATCACGGATGCTCCAGACGACATGTTCGGTAAGATCATGTCCGTATCCGACGATCTCATGTGGCGTTACTTCGAGCTCCTCAGCACCCGGGATCTAGCCGAGATTCAGGCATGGCAGGATGCGGTGCGCGAAGGCGCAAATCCGCGCGACATCAAGTTCGAGCTCGGGCTCGAGCTGGTCACCCGTTTCCATGACGCCGAGCGTGCCCGAGAAGCGCTTGAAGGGTTCGTGGCGCGTTTTCAACGTGGCGCGATACCCGAGGATGTCCCCGAGCAGATCGTGTCGGCGGGCGACGGTGGCGCGCTGCCGATTGCCAATCTGCTGAAGGCTGCGGGCCTGGTCAGCAGTACGTCCGACGCGATCCGCCTGATCGGGCAGGGCGCCGTGCGCATCGACGGAGAGCGAATAGAAGACGCGCGTCTGCCTTGCGCCGCCGGCAGCCAGCACCTCTATCAGGTCGGCAAGCGGCGGATCGCGCGCGTGCGTGTCTCCTGA
- a CDS encoding FtsW/RodA/SpoVE family cell cycle protein, which produces MTRANGPIDIADTWDLRAPERVLLAWCIVCIALGFLMLWGSTHVGGEVIDTFNLLPLGLYALSLLMLHLLLVTARFRGDQLILVAVAFLSGFGMLAQYRMGSFDTAGTISLNLVLFPVGLVLMGTTAVILMRGRYQAILQGHWIWFWAALSLGLLAVLLMFGERFRGGVYAAGLVTPSEILKVTIVLFVAGFVSRNTKSLSSWGKGLPIPPWRALLPLAGFWLVLAGLLVVQRDLGLFIILSIALLTMLFVGTGRLGYLLFGGIGAVAMAGVVLTVLPHGERRVTAWLEPFRDPTGGSWQILQGLSGMFSGGLWGEGFGRGNPEYTPIAQSDFIYSVIGEELGFAGCAIVILFFLILFGRSLLVASRAPEHDGRVVGVGLVTILATQTFLNIGGVTKFVPLTGLPLPFISHGGSSLITGFIGIGILLAVSDGQPAAPPRNRIAKQAKGVRVQGKGVRRNRRPSAD; this is translated from the coding sequence ATGACTCGAGCGAACGGGCCGATCGACATCGCAGACACCTGGGATCTACGCGCGCCGGAGCGTGTACTCTTGGCGTGGTGCATCGTCTGTATCGCGCTCGGCTTTTTGATGCTTTGGGGCTCGACACACGTCGGCGGCGAGGTGATCGACACATTCAACCTCTTGCCGCTCGGGCTCTATGCCCTTTCGCTGCTGATGCTTCATCTGCTCCTGGTGACGGCCCGGTTTCGGGGGGATCAGCTGATTTTGGTCGCCGTCGCCTTCCTCTCGGGATTCGGGATGCTCGCCCAATACCGCATGGGATCGTTCGATACCGCGGGAACGATCTCGCTCAATCTGGTCCTTTTCCCGGTCGGACTCGTCCTCATGGGAACAACCGCCGTCATCCTCATGCGGGGACGTTACCAAGCTATCCTGCAGGGGCATTGGATCTGGTTCTGGGCCGCACTCTCGCTTGGGCTGTTGGCGGTGCTGCTGATGTTCGGCGAGCGCTTTAGAGGCGGCGTCTACGCCGCCGGATTGGTCACGCCGAGCGAGATCCTGAAAGTGACAATTGTGCTGTTCGTGGCGGGCTTTGTCTCGCGTAACACAAAATCACTCAGCTCTTGGGGGAAGGGCTTGCCGATACCTCCATGGAGGGCCCTGCTGCCGCTTGCAGGCTTCTGGTTGGTGCTGGCCGGGCTACTCGTCGTCCAGCGAGACCTCGGACTCTTCATCATTCTGAGTATCGCCTTGCTGACGATGCTCTTCGTCGGGACCGGACGGTTGGGCTATCTGCTCTTCGGCGGGATCGGCGCGGTCGCAATGGCCGGAGTCGTCTTGACGGTGCTGCCCCACGGGGAGCGCCGCGTGACGGCGTGGCTCGAGCCCTTCCGGGATCCTACAGGGGGAAGCTGGCAGATCCTGCAGGGGTTGTCCGGGATGTTTTCCGGGGGACTTTGGGGAGAAGGCTTCGGACGCGGCAACCCCGAGTACACCCCCATCGCCCAGTCGGACTTCATCTATTCGGTGATCGGCGAGGAATTGGGGTTCGCGGGATGCGCGATCGTCATCCTCTTCTTCCTGATCCTGTTCGGCCGGAGCCTGCTGGTGGCCTCCCGAGCACCTGAACACGATGGCCGGGTGGTCGGGGTCGGGCTGGTCACCATCCTGGCAACCCAGACCTTTCTCAATATCGGAGGCGTCACCAAGTTCGTTCCCCTCACCGGCCTCCCCTTGCCCTTCATCAGTCACGGCGGAAGCAGTCTGATCACGGGATTTATCGGTATCGGCATCCTCCTTGCAGTTTCCGACGGTCAACCCGCAGCACCTCCGAGGAATCGGATCGCCAAACAGGCGAAAGGGGTTCGGGTTCAGGGCAAGGGGGTTCGTAGGAATCGAAGGCCTTCAGCAGATTGA
- a CDS encoding peptidoglycan D,D-transpeptidase FtsI family protein: MTSHLNPELWSLIRVALHAGFFFTAAYLLRSMFDARRDTELKHLPRPKWSVRIPIVLLTLVFIGILIYQATWQLIGASRPEFIAFMQLHDRRELNPAHRIQRGRILDHRGEVLAYSEEILGQVYRLYPDGPAFTHVVGYSHPWFGASGMESVANVRLNGGAPDGLGDWGTLGRQLVTQDKRPRGQDLTLTLDAELQRMAFGLLGEQRGAVVVLRPADGAIRTLVSTPSYDPNRVTASLFQDSGPSAALLNRATQGLYPPGSTFKILLAALALEQGFSGTLECPADGFTTSSRYRKIRDHEFYAARKRGSTWPGHGRLDLATAFARSSNVFFAQLGVRYGHHAFDVMAERMQFNRRMILHETPYGSWSMRTGEIPRLDASDRYGLAQMSIGQGAALVTPAHMALIAGAVANRGLAVRPRLIETDEPTPLAYFMSTSVAERLSAMLRQVVTSGTGRGIDTPRLAIAGKTGTAENPHGAAHSWFVGFAPVDRPQLAVAVLVEHGGYGSTTAAPIAQDLLLRAVDLGLIE, from the coding sequence ATGACGTCACACCTGAATCCGGAGCTCTGGTCGTTGATTCGCGTCGCGCTGCATGCCGGCTTCTTCTTCACTGCCGCCTATCTCCTTCGGTCGATGTTCGACGCCCGCCGGGACACCGAGCTGAAGCATCTGCCGCGGCCCAAGTGGTCGGTGCGGATTCCGATCGTCCTCTTAACCCTCGTGTTCATCGGGATCCTGATCTATCAGGCGACATGGCAGTTGATCGGCGCCTCTCGCCCGGAGTTCATCGCCTTCATGCAGCTGCACGACAGGCGCGAGCTGAACCCGGCCCATCGGATCCAGCGCGGGCGGATCCTGGATCATCGCGGCGAGGTGCTCGCCTACAGCGAGGAGATCCTCGGGCAGGTCTACCGGCTCTATCCCGACGGGCCCGCGTTCACGCATGTGGTGGGTTATAGCCATCCCTGGTTCGGGGCTTCTGGGATGGAGTCGGTGGCGAACGTGCGACTCAACGGCGGCGCACCGGACGGACTCGGCGACTGGGGGACGCTCGGCCGACAGCTCGTCACGCAGGACAAGCGTCCGCGTGGCCAAGACCTGACGCTCACGCTCGATGCCGAGCTTCAACGGATGGCCTTCGGCCTGCTGGGGGAACAACGCGGCGCCGTCGTCGTCTTACGACCGGCCGACGGGGCGATTCGCACGCTTGTGAGTACCCCCTCGTACGATCCGAACCGGGTGACAGCGTCGCTGTTCCAGGATTCGGGCCCGAGCGCGGCCTTGCTGAACCGCGCCACGCAGGGACTCTATCCGCCGGGCTCGACCTTCAAGATCCTGCTTGCCGCCCTGGCGTTGGAGCAGGGGTTCTCCGGAACGCTTGAGTGTCCTGCGGATGGATTCACGACATCCTCGCGCTACCGAAAGATCCGCGACCATGAATTCTATGCGGCCAGGAAGCGCGGCTCGACTTGGCCGGGACACGGACGCCTCGATCTCGCCACGGCGTTCGCTCGTTCCTCGAACGTCTTCTTCGCTCAACTCGGCGTACGCTACGGACATCATGCCTTTGACGTCATGGCCGAGCGGATGCAGTTCAATCGTAGGATGATCCTGCACGAGACACCCTACGGGAGCTGGTCGATGCGCACGGGCGAGATCCCGCGGCTCGACGCGTCCGACCGTTATGGGCTCGCTCAGATGTCGATCGGTCAGGGCGCCGCTCTCGTGACGCCTGCTCACATGGCCCTGATCGCCGGCGCAGTGGCCAATCGGGGCCTTGCCGTCAGACCGCGCCTGATCGAGACGGACGAACCCACGCCGTTGGCCTATTTCATGAGCACGTCGGTCGCCGAACGCCTTTCGGCCATGCTGCGGCAGGTCGTCACCAGCGGAACCGGCCGCGGAATCGATACCCCTCGACTCGCGATCGCGGGAAAGACCGGAACCGCCGAGAACCCGCATGGTGCGGCACACAGCTGGTTCGTCGGCTTTGCACCCGTCGATCGGCCCCAGCTCGCGGTGGCGGTACTGGTCGAACACGGTGGCTATGGGTCGACGACGGCAGCCCCGATCGCGCAGGATCTCTTGCTGCGAGCGGTCGATCTGGGGTTGATCGAATGA
- a CDS encoding HesB/IscA family protein, whose product MSAVLNEMELTLTAPAQAKMADLFEQVDDNVQGVRVFATPGGCSGISFGMTFTDAINDDDGVLAFAGFKVVVDDGTLPYLRGVEIDFVDQGDGNATFVFNNLPQVGGGGCGSCGSSSASGGGCS is encoded by the coding sequence ATGTCCGCGGTGTTGAATGAAATGGAGCTGACGCTGACCGCGCCGGCCCAAGCGAAGATGGCCGATCTGTTCGAGCAAGTCGACGATAACGTGCAAGGCGTGCGAGTGTTCGCGACCCCCGGTGGCTGCAGCGGTATCAGCTTCGGCATGACTTTCACCGATGCCATCAACGACGACGACGGTGTCTTGGCCTTCGCCGGATTCAAGGTCGTGGTCGACGACGGTACGTTGCCCTATCTGCGTGGCGTCGAGATCGATTTCGTCGATCAAGGCGACGGCAACGCGACCTTCGTCTTCAATAATCTTCCTCAGGTCGGTGGCGGAGGCTGTGGTTCCTGCGGGTCCTCGTCGGCCTCAGGCGGCGGCTGCTCCTGA
- a CDS encoding DUF5063 domain-containing protein, with product MDAIAERQLSGLEGLEVAGLARRYCDLIEASADSRRRRWLGDVARLLPRLQAAISSVSTPVPGVVPTTVLDLDARFELFWQLRRLLADRDGYWLEFDRASEGVDGMTGSLADDLTDIYCELKSGLGLYARHPERALRGWAYGFDRHWGRHLVDAERHLALLAAQGRLEL from the coding sequence ATGGACGCAATCGCCGAACGACAGCTGAGCGGACTCGAAGGCCTGGAGGTTGCCGGGCTGGCTAGGCGGTATTGCGACCTCATCGAGGCCTCGGCAGACAGCCGTCGGCGGCGCTGGCTGGGCGACGTGGCGCGTCTCCTGCCGCGTCTCCAAGCGGCGATCTCGTCCGTGTCGACTCCGGTCCCGGGGGTCGTCCCCACCACCGTTCTGGATCTCGATGCGCGTTTCGAGCTGTTCTGGCAGTTGCGGCGGTTGCTCGCCGATCGCGACGGCTATTGGTTGGAGTTCGATCGTGCCAGCGAGGGCGTCGACGGGATGACCGGGAGCTTGGCGGACGATCTCACCGACATCTATTGCGAGCTGAAATCCGGACTCGGACTCTATGCTCGTCATCCCGAGCGCGCCTTGAGGGGCTGGGCCTACGGATTCGATCGGCACTGGGGCCGGCATCTCGTCGATGCCGAGCGCCATCTCGCCTTGCTCGCCGCCCAAGGGCGCCTTGAGCTTTAA
- the erpA gene encoding iron-sulfur cluster insertion protein ErpA, translating to MTTEAAADHPLVFTNSAASKVAQLISEEGNPSLMLRVYIQGGGCSGFQYGFTFDEEVQDGDTEVVTDGVTLLVDPMSLQYLMGSEIDYTEGLQGAQFVIRNPNATTTCGCGSSFST from the coding sequence ATGACGACCGAAGCTGCCGCTGATCACCCGCTGGTTTTCACCAATTCTGCCGCGTCCAAGGTTGCACAATTGATCTCCGAGGAGGGCAATCCTTCTTTGATGCTGCGCGTCTACATCCAGGGTGGTGGATGCTCAGGCTTTCAGTACGGGTTTACGTTCGATGAGGAGGTCCAGGACGGCGACACGGAGGTCGTGACCGACGGCGTGACCCTGTTGGTCGACCCGATGAGTCTGCAGTATTTGATGGGTTCCGAGATCGACTATACCGAGGGACTGCAGGGTGCTCAGTTCGTCATCCGCAATCCCAACGCGACCACGACCTGCGGCTGCGGCTCGTCCTTCTCGACCTAG